CATAGCCATCCTACCATCATATGGAACACTAAAGCTTACTCCTCTTaatctagctgtaatttttttgagatacaaaAGTACAGGGGAGCAGCAGTGACCTATTCTCTGAGACAGTGGTGATGGATGATGCCGGAAGCAGCAGCCCCTGTGGGAACAGGCTCAAGATATCCTTTGACAGGACAGTTATGGACATGACCCCTGGACAAGCGGCACAGCAGGAAGAATTCAAAGGACCTATGAGGATGCATGAAGTTAGCACCCCCAGGAAACTCATATGTTACCCAAGGATGTTAAAGGAAAAGTATGTTCCTATCTGGTGACATGGACATTTGAAGtcttcaagtgtgtgtgtgtgtgtgtgtgttttaatgaaaGTGCAGCCTTATTTTGTACTTACAAGCTGTTGAAGCCTGGGCATGTTACTTTCATAATTTGTGTTCTTACTGtttgaaataagaagaaaatcgATGCTTGCCCCCACTTAGATGATGAGGAGAATGAGGTCAATGTGTGATGGACTGCACATATCAGAAAGTTTCATatctcttacattttcttttaactgaTCAACTCTGTCCTTTGATCATGCCCACGCTATGCCCCAGGGGTTCCCCTGAGTCTGCCAGAAAGGTCCATGGTCATCATTGTACCCTTCTTGGCCCTCAGCAAAAAAACAGAAGGCCCAGGGCAGGCCTATGATCACAGGGATTTTTCTCTACATTAAGCACTTAGCAGCGATTGAAGATGTGGTGATGTTATCAGGCTATTGCAGAACAGAAGGTTCAAAACAGAAGGGCTGATGTGTTTTCCCAAGCACTGAAACACTTTTTTCAAAAAGCCTattcagaagtttatttttattttagcagttgGAATTCCAttggttaatattttaaaatgtaagacacATAGTTCTTCCttagcttttaaatttaatttgcaaatttGATTATTCAGTTCACAAATTCAGTAGATATCTGACTGCATTTTGTGTATCTCACAAAGCTTTCTTGTGACCTGTGTTCGTAAATCATAATGGATACTGAGGACACCAAGCACTAGAAATCTCCGTCTGGGTCTTAGCTTGGGGCTTAAGAGAGGCAAAGGGCTGATTAAAGGGCCTCATTTATGCCTGCAAGAGTTTCAAGACTAAGAAGAAACGTATCTGCTATTACATAGTAGATATACATATCTATAATGTATAactatgtagatatatatacaatgtatCTACAATGTAGTAAATATATCTACAtagtaaatatacatacacagcTACTATGCATCTAGTTTTATACCAGTACGATGTCgttttgtagtataatttaaagtcaggtcATGTGATGACTCccgatttgttctttttgcttaggattgctttagctattcaggctcttttttgattccatgtgaattttggaattgtttttataattctgtgaaaaatgatgttgctcttttgataggaattgcattgaatctatagattgctttggggacTGTGGtcattttacaatattgattcattaatccatgagcatgggatgtatttccatttgtttgtgtcatctacaatttctttcagcagtattttgtagttctccttatagaGGTCTTTAATGTGCTTCGTTAAGTATATccctagacattttattttttgtagcaattgtaaaagggattgaatTCTTggtttgattctcagcttggtcgtTGTTGGTGTATAACAGTGCAGTTATTTTGTGTGTATTGATTTCGTTACCTGAGAAGTTACTGAATTCATTCATCAgttctaggagtcttttggagaAGTTTTTAAcggttttctaggtataagatcATATCAAGATAAAAGATCATATCATTGGATATAGAGAGAGTTCAACCTCCTCTATTCCAAGTTGAATGTCCtttatctttctcttgcctgattgctctggctgagactgccagtactatgttgaataaaattgGTGAAAGTGaatattcttgtcttgttccagctCTTAGgtgaaatgctttcaacttttctctgttagtatgatgttggctgtcattcatggcttttattattttggggtgTGTTTCTTCTATCCCTAGTTTGTGGAAGTCTACTGTGTACTTCCATAAGCTCAACTTTTTAGATTTCtaggctcctgggttcaaggatcctcctacctaagcctcctgaatagcagggacTGATTTAGGGACACACTATCATGTCCAgcctggatatttattttattttgagttaaaaCTCATATTAGTGTCGACTTCATGAATGTTTATTCTATTCTGAGTGTATAttctacagtattttaaaaatatttatttatacttaatccccaatgtgatggtattttaaaatttattttcatgctaaaattgttccagctttggccattagGAGCTCCTTCAGgtccttatcttttaaaaaatatctctgtATTTTCTAGCATTACAAGATACTACAGGCTTATCTTACATTTTTCCTTTCCCAGTCCTGAGATTAATTTCTGTCAGGAAAAAATCTgggcaggtacagtggctcatgcctgtaatcccagcattttggagatgctgaggagggcagatcacttgagctcaggagtttgagactagcctgggcaacatggcaagaccctcaacagaaaaaaaaataatttctcagttAAGTTTATAGAAAAGCTTAGGATAGTTAGGCCATGCAGCTTAATGTCACTTGCAAGTAAAAGAATTTAACAAGGTCAAGCAAAAGAAAGGTTTTCCCCATTTCCAGCCAAAACCAGAGGGATGATAGATATGAGAATAGAAGGAGAATATGGAGAGCAAAACCATTACTCATACATGTCTCAGTTTCTTCTGGTAAGGCTTAGTCTTGGAGAATGAAAGTTTCATTAGATAAACTGGAGATGACATTGAGGAAAGAGCCCTTAGGTTACACCCTTTTCAGAGTAAATGATGAAGCACAACACGGACAGTCAGAGGGGATGCTCAGGCTTCTTGAAATACTTCCAGCCTCCACGTAGCCTAGATGATGAGCGGAGAGCCAGAGGACCTCTCCAAGAAAACCCGTAACAGCTGAGGCTGAATTGGACTTCCAAATGCAGTCATGTCACCTATGAATCTACAGTCAAGGAGAGCCAGGGTGAGGCTGAGTCAGCCAGGGAATGCTACTGGGTCCTAAACAAGCTGATAAACTCCAAATAACACATTACATCAACCACATCAGGCACACTGCAGACAGAGGATACATCTCTGCAGAcaaagggaaggaagggcagaACACCAGAGGGCCATGAATGTCTGCAATGTAGAAACATACACATTTCCCTTCCCATATACTTCCGTATAAGAAGGGAATCTGGGGAGGGAGGAGCTTTTGAGAGTTTGAACACATTAATTAATCACAATGAGAAACTGTTTTCTAAGAGGCTGTTTAACATATTGAATGTGTTTCAGTTGGAATTTACTGAATATatagttcatttgtttttcagctttcagctttcttttttttttttttttttttttttttttttgagacggagtttcgctcttgttacccaggctggagtgcaatggcgctcggctcaccgcaacctccacctcctgcgttcaggcaattctcctgcctcggcctcctgagtagctgggattacaggcacatgccaccatgcccagctaagtttttgtatttttagtagagacggggtttcaccatgttgatcaggatggtctcgatctctcgacctcgtgatccacccgcctcggcctcccaaagtgctgggattacaggcttgagccaccgcacccggcctgtttttcaGCTTTCTTAACAGTGCTATCTCATCAGAATGTCAGATTAgttatcaacaaaataaagacattgcattttttttctccacacaATTGATTTGTAGCAGAAGGAAAATTTTGAGATCTTTCTGTATGAGGATTGTTGTAGTTATGTTAGagatatgagaaaaatattcCTAGGAGAGgctgtatatattatgtatatacatgcctcccaggttcaagtgattctcctgtctcagcctcccaagtaactgggattacaggcataggccaccatgcccagctaattctttttatttttagtacagatggggtttcaccatgttggccaggctggtcttgaactcctgacctgaagtgatctgcccacctcagcttcccaaagtgctcggattataggcataagccaccatgcccagccatactcttgtaaatatattttatgttgtatAACCTCCAAGATCAATGAGATGAATATGACCAGAGAGATGGTCTGTAGAACATACCCAGGCTAGCACAGAATTTCTTCAGCTCATGTACCAAAGGTTGGGTTTTAGAAGATGTCATGGAGAAAGTTGGTTGGTACCTTATTCACTCAGACATTACAATGTAAAGCCATGTGCCTCCAAATGAAGATTGGTGCTGTATTAGCAATGATTCTTCAGAGAAAAAGAGCCAGTAGAGCATACACAGATACATAGAAAGAAGTTTATCGTGCGGAGTTGGCCCACACAATTATTGAGGCTGAGAAGCCCCACAAtttgccatctgcaagctgagagaCTAGTGATGGAGTTCCAGTCGAAACCCAAAGTTTTGAGAATCTGGAGAGCCAATGTCATAACTCCTAGTCTGAATCTAAAGGCCCAAGAACCAGAAGCACTggtgtccaagggcaggagaagatggatatCTCAGTTCAAGCAGAGAGAGTCCCTTTGCCCTTGCTCTGCCTTTTTGTTCCACTTAGGCCCTTAACAGATTGGATGATGCCTACCTACATGGGTGAGGGAGATCTTTATTCAGTCTATGGATTAAATGCTCATCTTttccagaaacactctcacaCTTCCACTCAGAAAAAATGTTTCTCCAGGTGTCTGAGCatcccttaatccagtcaagttgacacataaaatcaacTATCACAATTGCCTAGAGGCTTGATTTCCTGTGTTCCTCCTCTAGACACTAAAATGGGATCTAGCAGTCCTTGGCGCTAGGCCCTCATTTACATCAACCGAGTGATCATTAGGAGCTCAGCTCTAAGTGTAAGACACAGATAAGGAATAAGAGGAGACTAACAGACTGGACTGGAGTAAAGCATGCGAAGAGCAATGGACACTCTCCCTACCATTGCCCATCACTACTCTATATCCCATTTTCAGAAAGTTTTaagcaatgataataataacaagatGTTGTTAATAAGTTTGAAGAGGAGGAGATAATTGTTACTTAAACTGGACAAAGAGGTTTCTTTCACCAGACTGATCCTCCAGCCTCTCTCTGAGGTGATGTATTCTCAGATGCAGCCACATTTACTAGAAAGTGAGGAAAATAATTGTAGATCATTGTGACTATTCCCAAAAGTGAGTAATTTTGTAAACACAAGCATCTAAGCTAAATTAAAGATGTGGGAATTCACGCAAATAACATTGGATGACTGAAATGTGCtttttcctaaatatataaatGCTTCACCCTGAGCTGTCCACATCCGGATCTATGCAGTGCCTTGTAAGAAAGAATAAGACAAGTGAAATAGCCATACACATAGCCCTGGACAGATGTATTGCATAAATGTCTGAAAGGGATTTGTGTTCCCTTGGTACTAAATTGTGTCACAAGGAAGAAAATTCCAAACTGAGAAACCCCACATCACCATACCAGAGCCACTGACTAGATTGAAgcactttttattctttctggtgAACTAGAGAATCAAATGGATGTGTCTTTAGAGGACACTGCAGGCaaccattttctgtttctcttggtGCTGGTCATCCTTCCACTGCAGGCATTTGTATCCATAACACATTCAAGGCATGCTAACTTGTGGGACCTGCATGGGATCACATCTCAGAGCACTGTCTGTGAACCTTGCTTATGGTGCCTTTGTGAGGCgttgggaaaggaagaaaggaaggtggGTGATTAAAGTGAGTGGAAGCAAAACTGCCATTCTCAACTTTGATCTATAAGGATCATTATGGAGAGGATTATATCCTCCCACCGTAAGCTCTCAGAGAAAACTCTGCTACGGTGGTACGACAAAGACACCATCCTCATTAAGTAAACTTCTGTGGTTAGGTGGCTCCACGATATCATTTATAGTATAAGGAAtaagtttttgtatttcattttgccATGTACAAGTGATAAGGACATATCCCCTCCTATAAAATGATTCGTATTGACACATTGGTAGGTTAGATGCTTCCGTTAAATTACAATACACTCCTTCTACTAATTTCTTGCTCCTGTTACATTTCCTAATCCCATTCTTACATGGCACAAATCTGTTGTAACAGGTTTTTTCCAGCTCGTCATATTGCATAAGAAGGAAGTAATGTTCTGTCACACAACTGTATTTGTAGTAAAcgttttttctcattatttgatAATTACAGTAGCCACTATCACCTAATGGCATTCCGGGATTAACGAGGATGCgtcttttgactttttctttgg
The sequence above is a segment of the Saimiri boliviensis isolate mSaiBol1 chromosome 2, mSaiBol1.pri, whole genome shotgun sequence genome. Coding sequences within it:
- the RNASE9 gene encoding inactive ribonuclease-like protein 9 isoform X1 → MPTGNLMRMLITTHSLPLLLLLLQLLQPLQFQDMYYEDFYLPVSRTEEDFEDFIVEFQSTGPTRPPTKEKVKRRILVNPGMPLGDSGYCNYQIMRKNVYYKYSCVTEHYFLLMQYDELEKTCYNRFVPCKNGIRKCNRSKKLVEGVYCNLTEASNLPMCQYESFYRRGYVLITCTWQNEIQKLIPYTINDIVEPPNHRSLLNEDGVFVVPP
- the RNASE9 gene encoding inactive ribonuclease-like protein 9 isoform X2, whose protein sequence is MRMLITTHSLPLLLLLLQLLQPLQFQDMYYEDFYLPVSRTEEDFEDFIVEFQSTGPTRPPTKEKVKRRILVNPGMPLGDSGYCNYQIMRKNVYYKYSCVTEHYFLLMQYDELEKTCYNRFVPCKNGIRKCNRSKKLVEGVYCNLTEASNLPMCQYESFYRRGYVLITCTWQNEIQKLIPYTINDIVEPPNHRSLLNEDGVFVVPP